One Carassius gibelio isolate Cgi1373 ecotype wild population from Czech Republic chromosome A7, carGib1.2-hapl.c, whole genome shotgun sequence DNA window includes the following coding sequences:
- the LOC128016655 gene encoding uncharacterized protein LOC128016655, with protein sequence MNLHWSFCVCVLCFSRRQRIRMFQASSPAVHGGHLSTWLKAVTTPFLPKDAINLQHPEQLDTELDELMARDPNQSDYYRELARIFGSLVPILVAQAPLSERSNIAEEAWKDQAPTQSHLDQLLLETQNQREKEDDTDPELQKGVERLHNALQDLRLDTDQREHLEREARKELNKKLQQGDALLKRAETELKKKKKTIKPGPAKHTCKRPKLNSTSLLCRETSSKMNFTLFTQN encoded by the coding sequence atgaacttgcattggtctttttgtgtgtgtgtgctgtgcttctctcgccgacagagaatcaggatgttccaggcatccagtccagcagtccacgggggccacctctcgacatggttgaaagcagtgacgacccccttcctgcccaaggatgccattaacctgcagcacccagagcaactagacaccgagctagatgaactgatggcacgcgatccaaaccaaagcgactactacagagaactcgccaggatcttcggaagcctagttcccattctcgtcgcccaggcaccgctcagtgaacggagcaacatcgcggaggaggcctggaaggaccaggccccaacccagagtcatcttgatcagcttctcctcgagacccagaaccagcgcgagaaagaggacgacacagatccagagctacagaaaggagttgaaagacttcacaatgccctgcaagatcttcgcctcgacacagatcaaagagaacatctggagagagaagccagaaaagaactcaacaaaaaactccagcaaggcgacgctctcctaaaaagagcagagactgaactaaaaaaaaaaaaaaagactataaaacctgggcctgcaaaacacacttgcaagcggcccaagctaaattcaacaagcttactctgcagagagacaagctccaagatgaactttacactgttcacacagaactga